One window from the genome of Elaeis guineensis isolate ETL-2024a chromosome 5, EG11, whole genome shotgun sequence encodes:
- the LOC105044356 gene encoding transcription initiation factor IIA large subunit isoform X1 produces the protein MASNVSNVYIHVVDDVISKVRDEFINYGVGENVLTELQELWEMKMKQCGAISGTIERPPPAQKPAGPITPVHDLNVPYEGPTEEYETPTAEMLFPPTPLQTPIQTPLPGTDQSMYNIPTGPSDYAPSPITDIRNGVDLKSGRPSPYMQPPSPWMGHRPLGVDVNVAYVEGRDEVDRGASNQPTTQDFFTMSSGKRKRDDYPSQLASGGYMPQQDGSGDVIEFILPQNQAGVGKSMTARGRDTAIKILSKKETKTAPVLPQQDGVHDEYDDLFHFQGVANEDYNTPAEHVELRAPTPAVGTPKPAKNEAAEDDEPPLNEDDDDEEDLDDLEHGEEEPSTQHLVLAQFDKVTRTKSRWKCALKDGIMHLNNRDILFNKATGEFDF, from the exons ATGGCGAGCAACGTCTCTAATGTGTACATCCATGTGGTGGACGACGTCATCAGCAAGGTCCGCGATGAGTTTATCAATTACGGCGTTGGAGAGAACGTCTTGACGGAGCTCCAAGAG CTCTGGGAGATGAAGATGAAGCAGTGCGGAGCCATCAGCGGGACGATAGAGCGGCCGCCTCCTGCACAGAAACCTGCTGGACCGATTACCCCCGTTCATGATCTGAATGTACCATATGAAGGGCCTACGGAGGAGTACGAGACCCCGACGGCTGAGATGCTCTTTCCGCCG ACTCCCCTGCAAACCCCCATCCAAACTCCGTTGCCGGGGACAGATCAGTCGATGTACAACATCCCTACAGGCCCCTCTGATTATGCTCCATCTCCGATAACTGATATCAGAAACGGTGTTGATTTAAAATCTGGAAGGCCTAGCCCATACATG CAACCGCCTTCTCCTTGGATGGGTCATAGACCTCTGGGTGTCGATGTTAATGTGG CTTATGTGGAAGGGCGTGACGAGGTGGATAGAGGAGCTTCAAATCAACCCACGACCCAG GACTTTTTCACGATGTCCTCTGGAAAACGTAAAAGGGATGATTATCCTTCTCAGTTAGCTTCTGGAGGTTATATGCCACAACAAGATGGAAGTGGAGATGTGATAGAATTTATCCTTCCTCAG AATCAGGCAGGAGTTGGAAAATCAATGACTGCACGTGGTCGAGATACTGCAATTAAGATTCTGTCtaagaaagaaacaaaaacaGCTCCAGTTCTTCCTCAACAGGATGGGGTCCATGATGAATATGATGAT ttgtTTCATTTCCAAGGAGTTGCCAATGAAGACTACAATACTCCAGCAGAACATG TTGAACTGCGAGCTCCTACCCCTGCTGTTGGCACACCAAAACCAGCTAAAAATGAGGCAGCAGAGGATGATGAGCCGCCTCTtaatgaagatgatgatgatgaagaagaTTTAGATGACCTTGAGCATGGAGAAGAAGAACCGAGCACACAACATTTAGTTCTAGCTCAGTTTGATAAG GTGACACGGACGAAAAGTAGATGGAAGTGCGCACTCAAGGATGGCATAATGCATCTCAACAATAGGGATATTCTTTTCAATAAG GCTACTGGTGAATTTGACTTTTAA
- the LOC105044356 gene encoding transcription initiation factor IIA large subunit isoform X2 yields MASNVSNVYIHVVDDVISKVRDEFINYGVGENVLTELQELWEMKMKQCGAISGTIERPPPAQKPAGPITPVHDLNVPYEGPTEEYETPTAEMLFPPTPLQTPIQTPLPGTDQSMYNIPTGPSDYAPSPITDIRNGVDLKSGRPSPYMQPPSPWMGHRPLGVDVNVAYVEGRDEVDRGASNQPTTQDFFTMSSGKRKRDDYPSQLASGGYMPQQDGSGDVIEFILPQAGVGKSMTARGRDTAIKILSKKETKTAPVLPQQDGVHDEYDDLFHFQGVANEDYNTPAEHVELRAPTPAVGTPKPAKNEAAEDDEPPLNEDDDDEEDLDDLEHGEEEPSTQHLVLAQFDKVTRTKSRWKCALKDGIMHLNNRDILFNKATGEFDF; encoded by the exons ATGGCGAGCAACGTCTCTAATGTGTACATCCATGTGGTGGACGACGTCATCAGCAAGGTCCGCGATGAGTTTATCAATTACGGCGTTGGAGAGAACGTCTTGACGGAGCTCCAAGAG CTCTGGGAGATGAAGATGAAGCAGTGCGGAGCCATCAGCGGGACGATAGAGCGGCCGCCTCCTGCACAGAAACCTGCTGGACCGATTACCCCCGTTCATGATCTGAATGTACCATATGAAGGGCCTACGGAGGAGTACGAGACCCCGACGGCTGAGATGCTCTTTCCGCCG ACTCCCCTGCAAACCCCCATCCAAACTCCGTTGCCGGGGACAGATCAGTCGATGTACAACATCCCTACAGGCCCCTCTGATTATGCTCCATCTCCGATAACTGATATCAGAAACGGTGTTGATTTAAAATCTGGAAGGCCTAGCCCATACATG CAACCGCCTTCTCCTTGGATGGGTCATAGACCTCTGGGTGTCGATGTTAATGTGG CTTATGTGGAAGGGCGTGACGAGGTGGATAGAGGAGCTTCAAATCAACCCACGACCCAG GACTTTTTCACGATGTCCTCTGGAAAACGTAAAAGGGATGATTATCCTTCTCAGTTAGCTTCTGGAGGTTATATGCCACAACAAGATGGAAGTGGAGATGTGATAGAATTTATCCTTCCTCAG GCAGGAGTTGGAAAATCAATGACTGCACGTGGTCGAGATACTGCAATTAAGATTCTGTCtaagaaagaaacaaaaacaGCTCCAGTTCTTCCTCAACAGGATGGGGTCCATGATGAATATGATGAT ttgtTTCATTTCCAAGGAGTTGCCAATGAAGACTACAATACTCCAGCAGAACATG TTGAACTGCGAGCTCCTACCCCTGCTGTTGGCACACCAAAACCAGCTAAAAATGAGGCAGCAGAGGATGATGAGCCGCCTCTtaatgaagatgatgatgatgaagaagaTTTAGATGACCTTGAGCATGGAGAAGAAGAACCGAGCACACAACATTTAGTTCTAGCTCAGTTTGATAAG GTGACACGGACGAAAAGTAGATGGAAGTGCGCACTCAAGGATGGCATAATGCATCTCAACAATAGGGATATTCTTTTCAATAAG GCTACTGGTGAATTTGACTTTTAA
- the LOC105044357 gene encoding uncharacterized protein, with amino-acid sequence MEIKIRRGESNAKKAPTRLQKRAPASLQLDRSINSSARGKADSDSSPTPIPLLSPLILSPTPEFEADVAPVSEVEKKGGGECEDEERMSMPPPGGWRHPALPMVVVEPASLLPMFHFQCALVHNVQ; translated from the coding sequence ATGGAGATCAAAATCCGAAGAGGAGAATCCAATGCCAAAAAGGCCCCCACCCGGCTCCAGAAGCGCGCTCCTGCGTCCCTCCAGCTCGACCGCAGCATCAACTCCTCCGCCAGGGGGAAGGCCGATTCCGATTCTTCTCCCACGCCAATTCCCCTGCTGTCGCCGCTCATTCTTTCCCCGACGCCGGAGTTCGAGGCTGATGTAGCCCCGGTCTCGGAGGTGGAGAAGAAAGGCGGCGGCGAGTGCGAGGACGAGGAGAGGATGTCGATGCCGCCGCCCGGTGGATGGCGTCACCCGGCATTGCCGATGGTGGTGGTGGAGCCGGCGTCTCTGCTTCCCATGTTTCACTTCCAATGCGCTCTGGTGCACAACGTGCAGTGA